Proteins encoded within one genomic window of Haladaptatus sp. QDMS2:
- a CDS encoding DUF502 domain-containing protein, with product MASWKRDMASGLVVLIPILVVAYVVFRLYVLIASISGFANIEPIWLGVILTLIVFSLFVLSVGYLMRTAFGSFVEETIDSAMNRLPGLRIVYNASKMAIETALTGTEDLQKPVKVETWDGLRMTAFKTGKMAPDGREVLFLPTSPNITTGFVIEAESDRFEEIDEKVEDALIRVLSAGFGENRDKAGVKIDVHEDGETPTPGDDD from the coding sequence ATGGCCTCCTGGAAACGTGATATGGCCAGCGGCCTGGTCGTCCTCATCCCTATCCTCGTCGTCGCGTACGTCGTCTTCCGACTGTACGTCCTGATCGCGTCGATTTCGGGGTTCGCCAACATCGAACCGATCTGGCTCGGCGTCATCCTGACGCTCATCGTCTTTTCGCTGTTCGTCCTGTCGGTTGGCTACCTGATGCGCACGGCATTCGGGAGTTTCGTCGAAGAGACAATCGACAGTGCAATGAACCGCCTGCCGGGCCTTCGCATCGTCTACAACGCCTCGAAGATGGCCATCGAGACGGCCCTCACCGGCACCGAGGACCTCCAGAAGCCCGTCAAGGTCGAGACGTGGGACGGCCTCCGCATGACCGCGTTCAAGACCGGAAAGATGGCTCCCGACGGCCGCGAAGTGCTCTTCTTACCGACCTCACCGAACATCACCACCGGATTCGTCATCGAAGCCGAATCGGACCGCTTCGAAGAAATCGACGAGAAGGTAGAGGACGCACTCATCCGCGTTCTGTCGGCCGGATTCGGGGAGAACCGCGATAAGGCAGGCGTGAAAATCGATGTCCACGAAGACGGCGAGACGCCTACGCCCGGCGACGACGACTGA